In Actinomyces weissii, a genomic segment contains:
- a CDS encoding Clp protease N-terminal domain-containing protein, with protein MSFYPHVVTWLAAARSEALLARHLQIEELDLFLGLLAQGGEIAQVLGAHGVSLARARQAAAELDDADLAAVGIKVAPGLRPARLRGAAAVAGQEVDLDLSEAAAQIVFERQGQVRSERMVLRSLLNPPSSATARLLEHLGVPAAELLAALEQPPQRQDQVVQDLPVPQAYQEQGLQRALRCRRFVSAPPQLLRELVSRPEVLPQWFLGDSQVSEAGEGRLVVSLFGRRGRSRGQLELRLRQEQPEVLTWEQHARGGRYRGALVAAHSLRLAPAPGGTLVELTRVTRGFGRLGWLVAPVLHRLTRLAACNQLTMLAALAADEQQG; from the coding sequence ATGAGCTTCTACCCCCACGTCGTGACCTGGCTGGCAGCCGCCCGCAGCGAGGCGCTGCTGGCCCGCCACCTGCAGATCGAGGAGCTTGACCTCTTCCTGGGCCTGCTCGCCCAGGGCGGGGAGATCGCCCAGGTGCTAGGGGCCCACGGTGTCAGCCTGGCCCGGGCCCGGCAGGCCGCCGCCGAGCTCGACGACGCCGACCTGGCCGCCGTCGGCATCAAGGTGGCGCCGGGGCTGCGGCCCGCCCGCCTGCGCGGGGCCGCGGCCGTCGCCGGGCAGGAGGTGGACCTGGACCTGTCGGAGGCCGCTGCGCAGATCGTCTTCGAGCGCCAGGGCCAGGTCCGCTCCGAGAGGATGGTGCTGCGGAGCCTGCTGAACCCGCCTAGCTCCGCCACTGCCCGGCTGCTGGAGCACCTGGGGGTGCCGGCCGCGGAGCTGCTGGCGGCGCTGGAGCAGCCGCCTCAGCGCCAGGACCAGGTGGTGCAGGACCTGCCGGTGCCGCAGGCCTACCAGGAGCAGGGCCTGCAGCGGGCCCTGCGTTGCCGCCGCTTCGTCTCCGCCCCGCCGCAGCTGCTGCGGGAGCTGGTGTCCCGGCCGGAGGTGCTGCCCCAGTGGTTCCTGGGAGACAGCCAGGTCAGCGAGGCGGGAGAGGGGCGGCTGGTCGTCAGCCTCTTCGGACGGCGGGGCCGGTCGCGGGGCCAGCTGGAGCTGCGGCTGCGCCAGGAGCAGCCGGAGGTGCTGACCTGGGAGCAGCACGCGCGCGGTGGCCGCTACCGCGGAGCGCTGGTCGCTGCGCACAGCCTGCGGCTGGCTCCGGCGCCGGGCGGGACCCTGGTGGAGCTCACCCGGGTGACCCGGGGCTTCGGACGGCTGGGCTGGCTGGTGGCACCTGTACTCCACCGCCTGACCCGCCTGGCGGCGTGCAACCAGCTGACCATGCTGGCCGCCCTGGCTGCGGACGAGCAGCAGGGCTAG
- the sucB gene encoding 2-oxoglutarate dehydrogenase, E2 component, dihydrolipoamide succinyltransferase, with amino-acid sequence MSENVLMPALGESVTEGTVSSWLKSVGDTVTADEPLLEVATDKVDTEVPSPASGTILEIRVAEDETVAVGTVLAVIGDPSEAGAAPAAPAAAPEAAPAAEAPAPAPEASAPAPASATGTEVTMPALGESVTEGTVSSWLKSVGDTVTADEPLLEVATDKVDTEVPSPASGTILEIRVAEDETVAVGTVLAIIGDAAAVPAAPAAAPAAPAPAPAPATPAPEAPAPAPAPAAPAAPSAAAVAAAAYVTPIVRKLARDKGVDLTTVKGTGVGGRIRKQDVEAAAAALEAAKAAAPTPAAAAPAAPAKAAVAVDTELRGTTQKMSRLRQVISERMIDSLQTSAQLTTVVEVDVTRVAALRARAKDAFAAKNGTKLTFLPFFVQAATEALKAHPKINASINGKEVTYHDVEHVGIAVDTPRGLLVPVVKDAGDLNIPGLAKRINDLAARTRDNKVNPDELSGSTFTITNTGSGGALFDTPIINQPEVAILGLGAIVKQPRVVKDADGNEVIAIRSVCYLALSYDHRLVDGADAARYLMTVKKRLEDGDFAGELGL; translated from the coding sequence ATGTCTGAGAACGTGTTGATGCCCGCCCTGGGCGAGTCCGTGACCGAGGGCACCGTCTCCTCCTGGCTCAAGTCCGTGGGCGACACCGTCACCGCCGACGAGCCCCTGCTGGAGGTCGCCACCGACAAGGTGGACACCGAGGTCCCCTCCCCCGCCTCCGGCACCATCCTGGAGATCCGCGTGGCCGAGGACGAGACCGTGGCCGTGGGCACCGTACTGGCAGTCATCGGCGACCCCTCCGAGGCTGGCGCGGCCCCGGCGGCCCCGGCCGCCGCCCCTGAGGCCGCCCCCGCTGCCGAGGCCCCGGCCCCGGCCCCGGAGGCCTCCGCCCCGGCACCTGCTTCCGCTACTGGCACCGAGGTGACCATGCCCGCCCTGGGCGAGTCCGTGACCGAGGGCACCGTCTCCTCCTGGCTCAAGTCCGTGGGCGACACCGTCACCGCCGACGAGCCCCTGCTGGAGGTCGCCACCGACAAGGTGGACACCGAGGTCCCCTCCCCCGCCTCCGGCACCATCCTGGAGATCCGCGTGGCCGAGGACGAGACCGTGGCCGTGGGCACCGTGCTCGCGATCATCGGCGACGCCGCCGCGGTGCCTGCCGCCCCGGCTGCCGCGCCCGCAGCTCCAGCGCCCGCCCCCGCGCCTGCGACCCCGGCCCCGGAGGCACCCGCCCCGGCCCCCGCGCCTGCGGCTCCGGCGGCGCCGTCCGCGGCTGCGGTGGCTGCCGCCGCCTACGTCACCCCGATCGTGCGCAAGCTGGCCCGGGACAAGGGCGTGGACCTGACCACGGTCAAGGGAACCGGCGTGGGCGGACGGATCCGCAAGCAGGACGTGGAGGCGGCAGCCGCCGCCCTGGAGGCTGCCAAGGCCGCTGCGCCCACCCCGGCCGCTGCGGCTCCGGCCGCCCCGGCCAAGGCCGCCGTCGCGGTGGACACCGAGCTGCGCGGCACCACGCAGAAGATGAGCCGCCTGCGCCAGGTCATCTCCGAGCGCATGATCGACTCGCTGCAGACCTCCGCCCAGCTCACGACCGTGGTGGAGGTGGACGTCACCCGGGTGGCGGCCCTGCGGGCCCGCGCCAAGGACGCCTTCGCGGCCAAGAACGGCACCAAGCTGACCTTCCTGCCCTTCTTCGTGCAGGCGGCGACCGAGGCTCTCAAGGCCCACCCGAAGATCAACGCCTCCATCAACGGCAAGGAGGTCACCTACCACGACGTCGAGCACGTGGGTATCGCGGTGGACACGCCGCGCGGCCTTCTGGTGCCGGTGGTCAAGGACGCCGGGGACCTGAACATCCCCGGCCTGGCCAAGCGCATCAACGACCTGGCGGCCCGCACCCGCGACAACAAGGTGAACCCCGACGAGCTGTCCGGCTCGACCTTCACCATCACCAACACCGGCTCCGGTGGCGCCCTGTTCGACACGCCGATCATCAACCAGCCTGAGGTGGCCATCCTCGGCCTGGGGGCGATCGTCAAGCAGCCCCGCGTGGTTAAGGACGCCGACGGCAACGAGGTAATCGCCATCCGCTCGGTGTGCTACCTGGCGCTGTCCTACGACCACCGCCTGGTGGACGGCGCGGACGCCGCCCGCTACCTCATGACCGTCAAGAAGCGGCTGGAGGACGGCGACTTCGCGGGTGAGCTCGGCCTGTGA
- the lpdA gene encoding dihydrolipoyl dehydrogenase — MTEPVYDMVILGAGSGGYAAALRGAQLGLKVALVESDKVGGTCLHRGCVPTKALLHAAETADAVREASALGIKAAFEGIDMPAVQAYKDGIISRMYKGLQGLVSSRGIELVQGWGRLVAKDTVEVDGRRLTGRHVVLASGSYSKTIGQEVSGPVMTSEQALELDHVPGSAVILGGGVIGVEFASAWASMGCQVTIVEGLPHLVPNEDEAVSKHLERVFRKRKIAFKTNTMFDHVDRHDGGVTVHTKDGGVLEAEVLLIAVGRGPATANLGYEEVGVAMDRGFVLADEYGRTNVEGVWAVGDIVPGVQLAHRGFAQGIVVAEKIAGLDPTPVDDVLVPKVTFCEPEIASVGLSEAKAKEVHGAENVTTAEFNVAGNAKSQILGTTGFVKLVSLKDGPIVGFHAIGTRMGEQVGEGQLMVSWEADANDLASLVHAHPTQNETLGEAALALAGKPLHNHG; from the coding sequence GTGACTGAACCCGTGTACGACATGGTCATCCTGGGAGCAGGGTCCGGCGGCTACGCCGCGGCCCTGCGCGGCGCCCAGCTCGGACTAAAGGTCGCCCTGGTGGAGAGCGACAAGGTGGGAGGCACCTGCCTGCACCGCGGCTGCGTGCCCACCAAGGCCCTCCTGCACGCCGCCGAGACCGCCGACGCCGTCCGCGAGGCCTCCGCCCTAGGCATCAAGGCCGCCTTCGAGGGGATCGACATGCCCGCCGTCCAGGCCTACAAGGACGGCATCATCTCCCGCATGTACAAGGGCCTGCAGGGCCTGGTCTCCTCGCGCGGCATCGAGCTGGTCCAGGGTTGGGGCAGGCTGGTGGCCAAGGACACCGTGGAGGTGGACGGCCGCCGCCTGACCGGCCGCCACGTCGTGCTGGCCTCCGGCTCCTACTCCAAGACCATCGGCCAGGAGGTCTCCGGGCCCGTCATGACCAGCGAGCAGGCCCTGGAGCTGGACCACGTGCCCGGCTCGGCCGTGATCCTGGGCGGTGGCGTGATCGGCGTGGAGTTCGCCTCCGCCTGGGCCTCCATGGGCTGCCAGGTCACCATCGTGGAGGGCCTGCCCCACCTGGTGCCCAACGAGGACGAGGCCGTCTCCAAGCACCTGGAGCGCGTGTTCCGCAAGCGCAAGATCGCCTTCAAGACCAACACCATGTTCGACCACGTGGACCGCCACGACGGCGGCGTCACCGTCCACACCAAGGACGGCGGCGTCCTGGAGGCCGAGGTCCTGCTCATCGCCGTCGGCCGCGGACCGGCGACCGCCAACCTCGGCTACGAGGAGGTGGGCGTGGCCATGGACCGGGGCTTCGTCCTGGCTGACGAGTACGGCCGCACGAACGTCGAGGGCGTGTGGGCCGTGGGCGACATCGTCCCCGGCGTCCAGCTGGCCCACCGCGGCTTCGCCCAGGGCATCGTGGTGGCCGAGAAGATCGCCGGGCTGGACCCCACCCCGGTGGACGACGTCCTGGTGCCCAAGGTGACCTTCTGCGAGCCGGAGATCGCCTCCGTGGGCCTGAGCGAGGCCAAGGCCAAGGAGGTCCACGGCGCCGAGAACGTCACCACCGCCGAGTTCAACGTCGCGGGCAACGCCAAGAGCCAGATCCTGGGCACCACCGGCTTCGTGAAGCTGGTATCCCTCAAGGACGGGCCGATCGTCGGCTTCCACGCCATCGGCACCCGCATGGGCGAGCAGGTCGGCGAGGGGCAGCTGATGGTCTCCTGGGAGGCTGACGCGAACGACCTGGCCTCCCTGGTGCACGCCCACCCCACCCAGAACGAGACCCTCGGTGAGGCCGCCCTGGCCCTTGCCGGCAAGCCGCTGCACAACCACGGCTGA
- a CDS encoding leucyl aminopeptidase yields MTVAALTSEQNSVPSAEVIVLGAAPASGPEGTPTLLLPEGGLQGLDAAAAGTLLQGLGFAAGTDELVRLPAASVLAESHREDASVLVVGTGADWDRAQDQRRDVAALGTTRDQVLRRLAGRAVRALAGCQDACLALPAESTSALSAVLEGALIGGYTWTAASKAPKAPLARVTVLSPLAGTAHAQRLARRAQVVADAVALTRDLVNEPPNRLNPATFAQRAEEIGQADGLKVLVRDEAQLAAEGFGGILGVGQGSPTPPRLVRVAWEPADAGTDTPHVALIGKGITFDSGGLSLKPPAAMPEMKSDMAGAATVLAVVRAAAHLALSVKVTAWLALAENMPGSSAQRPSDVVTMVNGTTVEITNTDAEGRLVMADALAQAVTEEPSLVLDVATLTGAQLVALGERVTAVMGTPSLRDRVVACAQAAGEAAWPMPLPEELRSKLESPYADLRNSAVGSRWGGMLVAGLFLREFVGETDWAHLDIAGPAFNDGSPWGLTTTGGTGAGVATLLSLLERCTEPGALPDQQDNL; encoded by the coding sequence GTGACTGTAGCTGCACTGACCTCCGAACAGAACTCCGTACCTTCCGCAGAAGTGATCGTCCTGGGGGCGGCACCTGCCAGCGGTCCAGAAGGCACACCCACGCTGCTGCTGCCTGAGGGCGGCTTGCAGGGTCTTGACGCTGCCGCCGCGGGCACGCTGCTGCAAGGCCTTGGCTTTGCGGCCGGTACTGATGAGCTGGTGCGCCTGCCTGCCGCCTCCGTGCTGGCCGAAAGCCACCGGGAGGACGCTTCCGTGCTGGTGGTTGGCACCGGTGCCGACTGGGACCGGGCCCAGGACCAGCGTCGGGACGTGGCCGCCCTGGGAACCACGCGGGACCAGGTGCTGCGTCGCCTGGCGGGGCGTGCGGTCCGCGCCCTGGCTGGCTGCCAGGACGCCTGCCTGGCGCTGCCTGCTGAGTCCACGAGCGCGCTCAGCGCCGTGCTTGAGGGCGCTCTGATCGGTGGCTATACCTGGACCGCCGCCTCCAAGGCACCGAAGGCGCCTTTGGCCAGGGTCACGGTGCTGAGTCCTCTCGCGGGAACCGCGCATGCGCAGCGGCTGGCCCGGCGCGCTCAGGTAGTGGCCGACGCCGTGGCCCTGACCCGCGACCTGGTCAACGAGCCCCCGAACCGCCTGAACCCGGCGACCTTCGCGCAGCGGGCGGAGGAGATCGGACAGGCCGATGGCCTAAAGGTCCTGGTGCGGGACGAGGCCCAGCTGGCCGCCGAGGGCTTCGGCGGGATCCTGGGGGTAGGCCAGGGCTCCCCCACCCCGCCGCGACTGGTGCGCGTGGCCTGGGAGCCTGCCGACGCTGGCACGGACACGCCCCACGTGGCACTGATAGGCAAGGGCATCACCTTTGACTCCGGTGGCCTGTCTCTCAAGCCCCCAGCCGCCATGCCGGAGATGAAGTCAGACATGGCGGGGGCCGCCACCGTGCTGGCGGTGGTGCGAGCAGCCGCACACCTTGCCCTGTCAGTCAAGGTAACTGCATGGCTGGCCTTGGCGGAGAACATGCCGGGTTCGAGCGCCCAGCGCCCCAGCGACGTCGTCACCATGGTCAACGGCACCACCGTGGAGATCACCAACACCGACGCCGAGGGCCGCCTGGTGATGGCCGACGCGCTGGCGCAGGCAGTCACCGAGGAGCCGAGCCTGGTGCTCGACGTCGCCACCCTCACCGGCGCGCAGCTGGTGGCGCTAGGTGAGCGGGTCACCGCAGTGATGGGCACGCCGTCGTTGCGGGACCGCGTAGTGGCCTGCGCGCAGGCTGCTGGTGAGGCAGCCTGGCCGATGCCCCTGCCTGAGGAGCTCCGCTCCAAGCTGGAGTCTCCCTACGCCGACCTGCGCAACTCCGCCGTGGGCTCACGCTGGGGCGGGATGCTGGTGGCAGGCCTGTTCCTGCGAGAGTTCGTGGGCGAGACGGACTGGGCGCACCTGGACATCGCAGGCCCGGCCTTCAACGACGGCTCCCCCTGGGGCCTGACCACCACCGGCGGGACCGGAGCCGGCGTGGCCACGCTGCTGAGTCTGCTGGAGCGCTGCACGGAGCCGGGTGCCCTGCCCGACCAGCAAGACAACCTATAG
- a CDS encoding ABC transporter ATP-binding protein, with product MSSQLRQEPVLRLEEVSRRYGRAQALAPLSLELRAGEVLGLVGPNGAGKSTLMDIMGCTAPPSAGTVTVEGHRVTDLRSARQARRGIGYLPQHSALLTRFTARETLEYAAWLGEVPRDQRRSRAQACLETVSLADRADTPVRKLSGGMAQRLSLATALVRRPRLLLLDEPTVGLDPVERDRFRKLLRSSAQMAVVISSHLIEDIAAVATRLLLLDQGRVRLEAETAALVRSPSTASADLEAAYLEVMGS from the coding sequence ATGAGTAGTCAGCTGAGGCAGGAGCCGGTGCTGCGCCTGGAGGAGGTCTCCAGACGCTATGGCCGGGCACAAGCGCTTGCGCCCCTATCGCTAGAACTGCGTGCCGGTGAGGTACTCGGACTGGTGGGCCCCAACGGTGCAGGCAAAAGCACCTTGATGGACATCATGGGGTGTACCGCCCCGCCTAGTGCCGGGACGGTGACGGTAGAGGGGCACCGCGTCACCGATCTGCGCTCCGCCCGCCAGGCCCGGCGCGGCATCGGCTACCTGCCTCAGCACTCCGCCCTGCTCACCCGGTTCACCGCCCGGGAGACCCTGGAGTATGCGGCCTGGCTAGGCGAGGTCCCCCGCGACCAGCGGCGGTCCCGCGCCCAGGCCTGCCTGGAGACCGTCTCCTTGGCAGACCGGGCTGATACACCGGTGCGTAAGCTGTCCGGCGGCATGGCCCAACGTCTCAGCCTGGCCACCGCGCTGGTCAGGCGCCCACGCCTGCTGCTGCTGGACGAGCCCACCGTGGGGCTGGACCCGGTGGAACGAGACCGCTTCCGTAAGCTGCTGCGCTCCTCGGCGCAGATGGCGGTGGTCATCTCCTCCCACCTCATAGAGGACATCGCCGCCGTGGCCACTCGCCTGCTGCTGCTGGACCAGGGGCGGGTGCGTCTGGAGGCGGAGACCGCCGCCCTCGTTCGCAGCCCCAGCACGGCCTCAGCCGATCTGGAAGCCGCCTACCTAGAGGTTATGGGCAGCTGA
- a CDS encoding chloride channel protein, whose protein sequence is MSRAGTALLALFRHHRSGLTLLAVVVGLLSGLAAVAFRWAIDTWSELLTGAEDYTLSLGPSVGLLSPFGNWFVVPGLLASALLVGALMRWFGATGTGHGVSGVMWSSRHGDGTMRLAPALAVTGSSALSIGAGGSVGPEGPIAELGAAVGSKVGGLVGVPHHWVRVLAAAGTAAGIASAFDAPLAGAFFAMEVILLDFTAETFGYVVVACVSSTVLSHHLLGTSLSLSLPYLDLSDDLQLVWVVVLGLLGGLVGTLFTRATVLARELVHRLWRGPRWLLPVVGALPLAGLLLVVPEMYGESGAVLDRALDARYTATALLGLMLVKVLATSSTLALGFQGGVFAPSLFIGGMLGAWLGTLVAPGEATTVAAFGVLGMGAVFTGSARAPITGVVLIVEMTRQYSLLLPLMLVIALATAMSRFLTRTTIYTEELRKRGDDVEDPVSATLMGRTRAWQLMTQPPAVLDELTSLQEAVRTVSRTGASSLPVVAGEARHPLAPSPSGGGDLDRPQDVPEIGVLLGTVSAAGLAQAALGGGAERPVASVLLASDHVDYLAGSAEVLATMVEARLDGLPVTRTRPGGELELVGWITEDSLVRRVYRQQRRALQEAQARSSFGSRARKWWTQRGQVRP, encoded by the coding sequence ATGAGTCGGGCGGGGACGGCGCTGCTGGCACTGTTCCGGCACCACCGCTCCGGCCTGACTCTCCTGGCCGTGGTGGTCGGCCTGCTCTCCGGCCTGGCCGCGGTGGCCTTCCGGTGGGCTATAGACACCTGGAGCGAGCTGCTGACCGGGGCGGAGGACTACACCCTGTCCCTGGGGCCCTCAGTAGGTCTGCTCAGCCCCTTCGGCAACTGGTTCGTGGTACCCGGGCTGCTGGCCTCGGCGCTGCTGGTGGGTGCTCTGATGCGCTGGTTCGGGGCCACCGGCACCGGCCACGGGGTCAGCGGGGTGATGTGGTCCTCCCGCCACGGGGACGGCACCATGCGCCTGGCCCCCGCCCTGGCCGTGACCGGCTCCTCGGCGCTGAGCATCGGGGCGGGCGGCTCGGTGGGGCCGGAGGGCCCGATCGCCGAGCTGGGGGCCGCCGTGGGCTCAAAGGTGGGCGGCTTGGTAGGGGTGCCGCACCACTGGGTGCGGGTCCTGGCGGCTGCGGGCACGGCGGCGGGTATCGCCTCGGCCTTTGACGCGCCCCTGGCCGGAGCCTTCTTCGCCATGGAGGTCATACTGCTGGACTTCACGGCGGAGACCTTCGGCTACGTGGTGGTGGCCTGCGTGTCCTCCACGGTGCTCTCCCACCACCTGCTGGGCACCTCGCTGTCACTGTCCCTGCCCTACCTGGACCTCAGCGACGACCTGCAGCTGGTCTGGGTGGTGGTGCTGGGCCTGCTGGGCGGCCTGGTGGGCACCTTGTTCACGCGCGCGACCGTGTTGGCTCGCGAGCTGGTCCACCGCCTGTGGCGGGGTCCCCGGTGGCTGCTGCCGGTGGTCGGCGCCCTGCCCCTGGCCGGGCTGCTGCTGGTGGTGCCGGAGATGTACGGGGAGTCGGGCGCCGTGCTGGACCGGGCCCTGGACGCCCGGTACACGGCGACGGCGCTGCTGGGGCTGATGCTGGTCAAGGTCCTGGCCACCTCCTCCACGCTGGCCCTGGGCTTCCAGGGCGGGGTGTTCGCGCCCTCCCTGTTCATCGGGGGGATGCTGGGGGCCTGGCTGGGGACGCTGGTCGCCCCGGGAGAGGCCACCACCGTGGCCGCCTTCGGGGTGCTGGGCATGGGCGCCGTCTTCACGGGCTCGGCCCGTGCGCCGATCACCGGGGTGGTGCTGATCGTGGAGATGACCCGCCAGTACAGCCTGCTGCTGCCCCTGATGCTGGTGATCGCCCTGGCCACCGCCATGAGCCGTTTCCTGACCCGTACCACGATCTACACCGAGGAGCTGCGCAAGCGGGGCGACGACGTGGAGGACCCGGTCTCCGCCACGCTCATGGGCCGCACCCGCGCCTGGCAGCTGATGACGCAGCCGCCCGCCGTGCTCGATGAGCTCACCAGCCTGCAGGAGGCGGTACGCACCGTCTCACGCACGGGGGCCAGCAGCCTGCCGGTGGTGGCAGGCGAGGCGCGGCACCCTCTGGCGCCCTCCCCCAGCGGCGGCGGCGACCTGGACCGCCCGCAGGACGTCCCCGAGATCGGGGTGCTGCTGGGGACGGTCTCTGCCGCTGGCCTGGCCCAGGCGGCCCTGGGTGGAGGCGCTGAGCGTCCGGTGGCCTCCGTGCTGCTGGCCAGCGACCACGTGGACTACCTGGCGGGTTCTGCCGAGGTACTGGCCACCATGGTGGAGGCCCGGCTGGACGGGCTGCCGGTGACCCGCACCAGGCCTGGCGGCGAGCTGGAGCTGGTCGGCTGGATCACGGAGGACTCACTGGTGCGCCGCGTCTACCGCCAGCAGCGCCGGGCCCTGCAGGAGGCGCAGGCCCGCAGCTCCTTTGGCTCGCGTGCCCGCAAGTGGTGGACGCAACGTGGCCAGGTCCGCCCCTGA
- a CDS encoding alpha/beta hydrolase family protein: MTVKAPYGSWPSPITPGTLTSRTVRLSQVRVDGADTYWVEQRASQAGRQVLLRRDGAGQVGEVLPLTPSDELVDTRTRVHEYGGRAYAVDSGIIVTSHAGDSRLYRYDVAHRMRGLVPLTVFGDVRHGDLEIDTARGFVYAVREDHRGPGEPVSSLVAIPLDGSAARDDDAVVTIASGTDFVSSPTLSPDGEHLAWITWDHPAMPWTSTRLHVADLSREGVLGEQVVVAGGEGVSVAEPRWTEECELVHVSNESGFWNLYRTEGFPRRGTNREGWTSRLRTRPLHPKQATFSTPAWNLGPHSYDVLDGEHLIASWAADAVWHLGTVRLANGELEEWPTAWQPIGNVASSSTGRVVMLAGSEVCLPAIVEVQDGQVEVLRGSGEFHPEHTGVSFPEPMEWPTSDGHKAYGFFYPPASCTHEGPEGELPPLVVNVHGGPTANARPGYDLVIQYWTSRGFAVLDVNYRGSTGYGSDYRRALDGRWGVVDADDCADGARHLISLGLVDPARVAIRGSSAGGLTVLSALARTDLFSAATSRYGVTDLALLARTTHKFESRYVQTLVGAQDLDDPVLAERSPINHVDQIHAPLLLLQGSEDPIVPQQQATAMLEALRAKGLPVAIEVFHGEGHGFRLAANIRRAMEAELSFYCQVWGITPADEDLTPVTVENLHP, translated from the coding sequence ATGACCGTCAAGGCCCCCTACGGAAGCTGGCCCTCCCCCATCACCCCCGGCACGCTCACCAGCCGCACGGTCCGCCTGTCCCAGGTGCGCGTGGACGGGGCGGACACCTACTGGGTGGAGCAGCGCGCCTCACAGGCCGGCCGCCAGGTGCTGCTGCGCCGTGACGGGGCGGGCCAGGTGGGTGAGGTGCTGCCGCTGACCCCCTCCGACGAGCTGGTGGACACCCGCACCCGGGTGCACGAGTACGGTGGGCGGGCCTACGCGGTGGACAGCGGCATCATCGTCACCTCCCACGCCGGCGACTCCCGGCTGTACCGCTACGACGTGGCCCACCGCATGCGCGGCCTGGTGCCCCTGACGGTCTTCGGGGACGTGCGCCACGGGGACCTGGAGATCGACACCGCGCGCGGCTTCGTCTACGCCGTGCGGGAGGACCACCGGGGCCCAGGAGAGCCGGTGAGCTCCCTGGTGGCTATCCCCCTGGACGGCTCCGCGGCACGTGACGACGACGCCGTGGTCACCATCGCCTCAGGGACTGACTTCGTCTCCTCCCCCACCCTGTCCCCCGACGGCGAGCACCTGGCCTGGATCACCTGGGACCACCCCGCCATGCCCTGGACCTCCACCCGCCTGCACGTGGCCGACCTCAGCCGGGAGGGGGTGCTGGGCGAGCAGGTGGTGGTGGCCGGGGGCGAGGGCGTCTCCGTGGCCGAGCCCCGCTGGACCGAGGAGTGCGAGCTGGTGCACGTCTCCAACGAGTCCGGCTTCTGGAACCTCTACCGCACCGAGGGCTTCCCCCGGCGCGGCACCAACCGGGAGGGCTGGACCTCCCGCCTGCGCACCCGCCCGCTGCACCCTAAGCAGGCCACCTTCTCCACCCCGGCCTGGAACCTGGGCCCCCACTCCTACGACGTGCTGGACGGGGAGCACCTGATCGCCTCCTGGGCCGCCGACGCCGTCTGGCACCTGGGCACCGTGCGCCTGGCCAACGGCGAGCTGGAGGAGTGGCCCACCGCCTGGCAGCCGATCGGGAACGTGGCCTCCTCCTCTACCGGGCGCGTGGTGATGCTGGCAGGCTCGGAGGTCTGCCTGCCCGCCATCGTGGAGGTCCAGGACGGCCAGGTGGAGGTGCTGCGGGGCTCGGGCGAGTTCCACCCTGAGCACACCGGGGTCTCCTTCCCGGAGCCCATGGAGTGGCCCACCTCCGACGGGCATAAGGCCTACGGCTTCTTCTACCCGCCAGCCTCCTGCACGCACGAGGGCCCGGAGGGCGAGCTGCCCCCGCTGGTGGTCAACGTTCACGGCGGCCCCACCGCAAACGCCCGGCCCGGCTACGACCTGGTGATCCAGTACTGGACCAGCCGGGGCTTCGCCGTCCTGGACGTGAACTACCGGGGCTCCACCGGCTACGGCTCCGACTACCGCCGGGCGCTGGACGGGCGCTGGGGCGTGGTCGACGCCGACGACTGCGCCGACGGGGCCCGCCACCTGATCTCCCTGGGGCTGGTGGACCCGGCACGCGTCGCCATCCGTGGCTCCTCCGCCGGGGGCCTGACGGTGCTGTCCGCCCTGGCCCGCACGGACCTGTTCTCGGCGGCCACCTCCCGCTACGGCGTCACCGACCTGGCACTGCTGGCCCGCACCACCCACAAGTTCGAGTCCCGCTACGTGCAGACCCTGGTAGGGGCCCAGGACCTGGACGACCCGGTGCTGGCCGAACGCAGCCCCATCAACCACGTGGACCAGATCCACGCCCCGCTGCTGCTGCTGCAGGGCAGCGAGGACCCCATCGTCCCCCAGCAGCAGGCCACGGCCATGCTGGAGGCCCTGCGGGCCAAGGGCCTGCCGGTGGCGATCGAGGTCTTCCACGGCGAGGGCCACGGCTTCCGCCTGGCAGCCAACATCCGCCGGGCCATGGAGGCTGAGCTGAGCTTCTACTGCCAGGTCTGGGGCATCACCCCGGCTGACGAGGACCTGACCCCCGTCACCGTGGAGAACCTGCACCCATGA